The Ziziphus jujuba cultivar Dongzao chromosome 7, ASM3175591v1 genome includes a region encoding these proteins:
- the LOC107425669 gene encoding protein kinase STUNTED produces the protein MLIQECTAGKPEDAGHPDPVAGGNRTTVVVGVKLDSQSRELLTWALVKVAEPGDQVIALHVLDTITESTSSLLSLVKTFESVLSVYEGFCNLKQVDLKLKVCKGKSVRKILVREVKSHPGATVVVGTSKTHHRIRSSASVAKHCARHLSRCFSVFAVDNGKVVFKREGAGSSADQFQDTNSSNRNKNNVGSVHKSLVKNVNLQNDTKSSKCHHRIRKSCSKCRNKSDWMSSISDSQFSYNSGSQFEDELPDDDVENNSLALVPFQRSEIASNSMVSQDSKGLKSGWPFLRRVFLPKQQYVEKSVKKSSVFQRVLKLPSWHSSAVVYPDQKQSNSDQDEDHCSSLDGESGAIVPFGSNMVRHPLSPNHGMESFPEELLNLHEKYSSTCRLFSFQELSLATSNFSHENMAGKGGSSHVYRGCLPDGKELAVKILKPSEDVVKEFIQEIEIITTLNHKNIISLFGFCFEGGNLLLVYDFLSRGSLEENLHGNKRDGNVFGCQERYYVAVGVAEALDYLHSGIEEPVIHKDVKSSNVLLSDDFEPQLSDFGLASWASASSQITCTDVAGTFGYLAPEYFMHGKVSDKVDVYAFGVVLLELLSGKKPINNESPKGQESLVMWAKPILKSGKVSQLLDPSLGRDYDHDQIERMILAATLCIRRAPKLRPQISLVLKLLKGDEEVMRWARQQVIESEELDVVDEEMISTNIQSHLNLALLDLEDDSLSISSGEQSISVEDYLQGRWSRSSSFD, from the exons ATGTTGATCCAGGAATGTACAGCAGGAAAGCCAGAAGATGCCGGTCACCCCGACCCCGTCGCCGGTGGCAACCGGACTACGGTGGTCGTGGGAGTCAAGTTGGACTCGCAGAGCCGGGAGTTGCTGACATGGGCTCTTGTCAAAGTGGCTGAGCCTGGGGACCAAGTCATTGCCCTCCATGTGCTCGACACCATtactg aaAGTACGTCTTCGTTGCTCTCTCTTGTAAAGACATTCGAATCGGTGCTCTCTGTCTATGAAGGTTTTTGCAATTTAAAGCAG GTTGATCTAAAGCTTAAAGTCTGTAAGGGAAAGTCAGTCCGGAAAATCCTAGTACGGGAAGTGAAATCTCACCCTGGAGCTACTGTGGTGGTAGGAACTTCCAAAACCCACCACAGAATCCGGTCATCGGCCTCGGTAGCTAAGCATTGTGCAAGACACCTGTCAAGGTGTTTCTCTGTTTTTGCTGTTGATAATGGCAAAGTTGTGTTCAAGAGGGAAGGAGCCGGTTCTAGTGCTGATCAATTTCAAG ATACTAATTCATCTAATCGGAATAAGAATAATGTCGGCTCTGTTCATAAGTCTTTGGTCAAGAACGTTAACTTACAAAATGATACAAAATCTAGTAAATGCCACCATCGTATACGGAAATCCTGTTCGAAGTGTAGAAACAAGAGTGACTGGATGAGTTCTATATCGGATTCTCAGTTTTCGTATAATTCTGGAAGCCAATTTGAGGATGAGTTGCCTGATGATGATGTTGAGAACAATTCCTTGGCTTTGGTACCATTTCAAAGATCtgagattgcttccaattccaTGGTGAGTCAAGATTCAAAAGGCTTGAAATCCGGCTGGCCATTTCTCCGTCGTGTATTTTTGCCGAAGCAGCAATATGTAGAGAAATCAGTGAAAAAGTCTTCTGTGTTTCAACGGGTACTGAAGCTACCCAGCTGGCATTCTTCAGCTGTAGTCTATCCCGATCAGAAACAAAGTAATTCCGATCAGGATGAAGATCATTGTTCTTCTCTTGATGGAGAAAGTGGAGCAATTGTTCCTTTTGGATCTAATATGGTCCGCCATCCTCTTTCTCCTAACCATGGCATGGAGAGCTTCCCTGAAGAGTTGTTGAATTTGCATGAGAAGTACTCGTCCACCTGCAGATTATTTAGTTTTCAGGAACTTTCGCTGGCAACATCTAACTTTTCACATG agaataTGGCTGGGAAAGGTGGTAGCAGTCATGTTTATAGGGGTTGTCTTCCAGATGGAAAGGAATTGGCAGTGAAAATCTTGAAGCCATCTGAGGATGTGGTGAAAGAGTTCATTCAGGAGATTGAGATTATTACCACCTTGAACCACAAGAACATAATTTCCCTATTTGGATTCTGCTTTGAGGGTGGCAATTTACTCTTGGTTTATGATTTTCTATCGAGAGGAAGCCTAGAAGAGAACCTTCATG GTAATAAGAGGGATGGTAATGTGTTTGGTTGCCAAGAGAGATATTATGTGGCTGTTGGTGTAGCTGAGGCGCTGGACTATCTACACAGTGGCATAGAAGAACCCGTGATTCACAAGGATGTCAAATCATCGAATGTCCTTCTTTCTGATGATTTTGAGCCACAA CTCTCAGATTTTGGACTTGCTAGTTGGGCATCAGCTTCATCGCAGATCACTTGCACTGATGTTGCAGGAACCTTTGG TTACTTGGCTCCAGAATACTTCATGCATGGTAAAGTAAGTGACAAAGTTGATGTCTATGCATTTGGCGTCGTACTCCTTGAGCTTCTTTCAGGTAAAAAACCAATCAATAATGAATCTCCAAAGGGTCAGGAAAGCCTCGTAATGTGG GCAAAGCCAATATTGAAGAGTGGGAAAGTTTCCCAACTGCTAGATCCAAGCCTTGGCAGGGATTATGACCATGATCAGATTGAGAGAATGATATTGGCAGCTACCCTTTGCATTAGACGTGCACCTAAATTACGGCCTCAGATAAGTCTT GTTTTGAAGCTACTCAAAGGTGATGAGGAAGTTATGAGATGGGCAAGGCAACAAGTGATTGAGTCTGAAGAACTTGATGTTGTGGATGAAGAAATGATTTCAACTAACATTCAGTCCCATCTTAACCTTGCATTGCTAGATTTGGAGGATGATTCTCTTTCTATTAGCAGCGGTGAGCAAAGCATCTCAGTAGAGGATTACTTACAAGGGAGATGGAGCCGTTCATCAAGCTTTGACTAG